The genomic segment NNNNNNNNNNNNNNNNNNNNNNNNNNNNNNNNNNNNNNNNNNNNNNNNNNNNNNNNNNNNNNNNNNNNNNNNNNNNNNNNNNNNNNNNNNNNNNNNNNNNNNNNNNNNNNNNNNNNNNNNNNNNNNNNNNNNNNNNNNNNNNNNNNNNNNNNNNNNNNNNNNNNNNNNNNNNNNNNNNNNNNNNNNNNNNNNNNNNNNNNNNNNNNNNNNNNNNNNNNNNNNNNNNNNNNNNNNNNNNNNNNNNNNNNNNNNNNNNNNNNNNNNNNNNNNNNNNNNNNNNNNNNNNNNNNNNNNNNNNNNNNNNNNNNNNNNNNNNNNNNNNNNNNNNNNNNNNNNNNNNNNNNNNNNNNNNNNNNNNNNNNNNNNNNNNNNNNNNNNNNNNaaaaaaaaaaaaagtgaaattagtTTAGTTGACCAAAAATCCCTTAAACTGCGGGGAAGAAAAGGGACAAGTAGTATGAATGTATGATCCTTTCACGTGGCAACCACTCTTACACTGCCCCCACCAACACACTCAAGCTTTGAATTGGCCCATTATCCCATATCTTCAGGGCCCATTTCTCGACCGTCCCCGAGAGAAAACGCGATACGACGAATATCACCGTTagatcaaaacaaaactcattcCTTCGTGTTTTTCACCAACTTGTCACGAAATTGGAAATTCTTATTGGAGATAAAAGTGGCTCAACCTAACCTATTAATTACAAtgtcaaagaaaacaacaaagtaGCGACGTCTAGATATTGTACTTTTTATGTATAGATTAATTTCTGGCCACTAATAATATGTCACTTTGCCAAAATCTATAAAATGATTACCAAAGATATTTCGACATTTCTTTTTGTCTGCTTTTGGTCATTTGATAATACATTACTGATAATGTCACCGAAAAAAACTACTTTTAAGTCTTTAACGTAGCCCACAAAAAccttaattataaaaacaacTAAGCAAGAAGAACACATTGAGATTAAACATCAAACACCGTTAATTCCCGATAAtggaaacaaattaaacaagcCCTCATTTTTTGTTCTCAACAACATATACTGTATGATTTTAGAGTTGGTCACTAAAACGACATATTCAAAACTTAGAATCGCCacctaaaaatttaaaaagaaaaagtgtatttttgttatcatttatctattttaaagACCACTAATTGTAACAATGTTGTTTAACTAgtcttcatattatttcttcTAACATGATGTTCTCAGAAAATAGTACGAGAGAAGAAACATGTATACAAGGACGTAAAAAGGACAcgatatatataaagatactATTTTAATGCTGAAAAATAAGACTAATCCAACGATTTACTATAGAGCTTAGTTTATTTCATCATCTCCTTTGTGAGCTTAGCAAGTGATGAAAGGTTATACCGAATGATGTTATCAACAAAATATATCGTATCCTCCTCACTATTTCCTTCCGGCACATCTACCACGTaactctccaccaccaccgtcttCTCCACCAACGACGATGCAGCCACCACCGTTGTCTTCGATCTGTAATTAGCAAGCCTATGGTTACCACCAATGATACTAACAACCATTACATGAGACTCATCGTCAAGCTCATCGAGCCTCTCCGTGCTGAAATCCGCTGGAAGGCCGGAGACTAACGTCACCTCCCGGACGGAGCCTTTTCCTCCCCTGTCTTCGCAGGAGCGCATAGTGCAACTTTTGACGAAACGTTGGTAAGCTTGTGGTTTGTCGAACTGACGTAGTATTGACCAAACTAACGGCAATGGCGCTTCAATGGTTTCGACTACGCTAGAATGACATTGTTTCTGCTTAGAActttccatctttttttttgtttatatgagtttgtcTTCTATCGACTAATATTTCTGTGTGGCTTGTTAAGTTCTAAAGCGTGTCGAACGAACTACATATAAATGAAGCCAAACACCGACtacaactttattttattttattttatatctacAAGTTCGTCATGCATGTTAAATGAAACTTTTGAGTTCGATTCGGGTTCCTCTTACTATATACTAACAAAAAACATTTTACAATAAAAACTACACAGTATTATACACTGGAAtaattcgatttttttataaaatcatgttATATTTAGGAAATTTCCTAGGGTATATAGACGATAGATGTTTACACTTAAAATGCGCAAATTGCTTTCTTAGACACAATGAAACATGCAATTGTTGTTTTTCAAAAAGTACTGTATTTCTTATTTCGTTTACTCAAAATtcagtttttctcttttcctgaTAAGATTATACAAATATCTCTGATGCAAACGACCAAGCCAAGTAGCCACACCACCATCAGCAGGTGCATTTTGAACAATAGCCGCATTCCCTCCTCGTTTTGACTTCACACCGAGGAAAGCCCATGACCTTGGTGACTGGGCAACCTAAGGTCACGTTGCCATAATGTCATCCCTTAAATGTACTCAACTTGTCgataattctttttaattttaacaaaaccCTCTGTAAAGGTTTTTCTCTcgttttaatatttaactattgaacaaaaaaaacggtGAGCGTACAAATATCTTTTGTATTAATTACCACTCTTAAATTTATATTGCTAATATGGggcaaatattataagtatcaTAAGTTACCTTActatttatatggttttttaaatataatgataatataGTCGATCGGTCTAATTTGGAATCTTGTTGCAGCAATGTTTTGAGAGCTAAATCTAGATATGTCTTTGCTCACGAGGTAAATACAGATGTCATTTAAACCGAAAAGAACACACTTGAATTTTACCGAAACATACACTTGtttacagaaaaaaaactatttattttaatttgttgccGACCTgggatggttttttttttcttttttctgtttcttcacAAATTCAGAGCCGATTGATTGCCTATTAAAAAGACGGCCCGATATGCCCGTCTAAGCCCAACGTTTAGTGATTTATATTGTCCATCTTATGGGGAAAACGAGCTATTTATAGCCAAGAACTATCGTATCTCGTTGGATAGAACCCAAACTTTGGACACGCGCTATATATTTCTGCCCACTATAatcgaattttatttttttttattttcgaaAGTTCTACACTTATATCATCTCGATCTCGAGCCTGAATTGCGTCGGTTTAATCAGTGAACCCCAGACCAAACCATATAAACCcgaaattaaaccaataaagacCCGATTCCTTACCTAGTTACGACCCATGAACCCACAAATCcccaatttataaaaatcacgAACCTTACAATCGACTTggcattgttcttcttctttcttcttttctgggTTCTCATTACCGAATTCAAGCTTTATAATGAGTAATTTATCAACAGATTTGACCGGATCATCCAATTCTCGTGcgagagaaagagtgttcgaTGTGCCAAAGAGATGTTGGTGCAGGGAAGCTGTTGTAGTTTTGATCTCGAAATCTGATCCGAATCTTTACCGGAGATACTACCGTTGTAGTTTTGCTGCAACAAATAAGGTAAAAGTTATGCTTTTATCCTCTTGTTTCATGATTTTGGTTGGTTCTAATAATTGGGATATTGGTAGCTTTGGAACGATGAACACACGTTCAAGTGGGTCGATGAAGCTTTGCTGAATGAGGTAGATGCATTGGCTACGAAGAATGCTGGACTTGAGCAACAACTGAAAGAGCTTAGGACAGAGAGGTTGGAGTTTGAGAAGATGGTTTATGAAAAGATGGAGAAGGAGGTCTTGGAGAAGGTTGAAGATGGTTTAGGTGAAGCCAAATCATGGAGtaagaagatgatgagtgtTATATTGTTAGTCTGTATGGTTATGATTGGACTAAGCAAAGTAGTTGGTTGAAGATGGTATGGTCATGGTTGTAACCTTTTGTGTTAAGACAATTTGTATTTGAAACCTTTTGTGGTAAACATGCTCCATTTGTGTTAAACATGAAGCTATGCATTTAAAGAGATGAAATTTAATGTCATAAACGTTCACTATTTGAAACGAAATAGATCATACAAAAGAGATAGGAAAGGCAAGAGTTGATGTGGTCAAAAATACATTATAGGCAACCACAAAATTCACCATTTGAGACAAAAGACACTAAGCGATCTAGGGGAAGACAAGAGTTTATGTGGTCGAAAATACAATCTAGGCAATCACAAAATTAGCACCCTAGTTAAAAGTAGCTACTTGATCAAGCTTGAGTGAGTGAACCTTGACTTGGTTCAGGTTGAGaaggctgcaaaaaaaaaaacattaaaacatgaGAGTTAGtaaccaaaataaaagttagaaattGAAACCATCAAAGCAATGCATCATACTTTGGCAAATTTAGACTTATGTAACCTAGAGTTATGGTTAGCTTCCCTACAAATACCACAATgcattattcttttcttctgttttggttGCTTCTAAGTAGGTGACTCATTCACatccttcttccttttcttgtcaGCCTTGGTCTGTTTTTCTTCAGNNNNNNNNNNNNNNNNNNNNNNNNNNNNNNNNNNNNNNNNNNNNNNNNNNNNNNNNNNNNNNNNNNNNNNNNNNNNNNNNNNNNNNNNNNNNNNNNNNNNNNNNNNNNNNNNNNNNNNNNNNNNNNNNNNNNNNNNNNNNNNNNNNNNNNNNNNNNNNNNNNNNNNNNNNNNNNNNNNNNNNNNNNNNNNNNNNNNNNNNNNNNNNNNNNNNNNNNNNNNNNNNNNNNNNNNNNNNNNNNNNNNNNNNNNNNNNNNNNNNNNNNNNNNNNNNNNNNNNNNNNNNNNNNNNNNNNNNNNNNNNNNNNNNNNNNNNNNNNNNNNNNNNNNNNNNNNNNNNNNNNNNNNNNNNNNNNNNNNNNNNNNNNNNNNNNNNNNNNNNNNNNNNNNNNNNNNNNNNNNNNNNNNNNNNNNNNNNNNNNNNNNNNNNNNNNNNNNNNNNNNNNNNNNNNNNNNNNNNNNNNNNNNNNNNNNNNNNNNNNNNNNNNNNNNNNNNNNNNNNNNNNNNNNNNNNNNNNNNNNNNNNNNNNNNNNNNNNNNNNNNNNNNNNNNNNNNNNNNNNNNNNNNNNNNNNNNNNNNNNNNNNNNNNNNNNNNNNNNNNNNNNNNNNNNNNNNNNNNNNNNNNNNNNNNNNNNNNNNNNNNNNNNNNNNNNNNNNNNNNNNNNNNNNNNNNNNNNNNNNNNNNNNNNNNNNNNNNNNNNNNNNNNNNNNNNNNNNNNNNNNNNNNNNNNNNNNNNNNNNNNNNNNNNNNNNNNNNNNNNNNNNNNNNNNNNNNNNNNNNNNNNNNNNNNNNNNNNNNNNNNNNNNNNNNNNNNNNNNNNNNNNNNNNNNNNNNNNNNNNNNNNNNNNNNNNNNNNNNNNNNNNNNNNNNNNNNNNNNNNNNNNNNNNNNNNNNNNNNNNNNNNNNNNNNNNNNNNNNNNNNNNNNNNNNNNNNNNNNNNNNNNNNNNNNNNNNNNNNNNNNNNNNNNNNNNNNNNNATTTTAAAGACCACTAATTGTAACAATGTTGTTTAACTAgtcttcatattatttcttcTAACATGATGTTCTCAGAAAATAGTACGAGAGAAGAAACATGTATACAAGGACGTAAAAAGGACAcgatatatataaagatactATTTTAATGCTGAAAAATAAGACTAATCCAACGATTTACTATAGAGCTTAGTTTATTTCATCATCTCCTTTGTGAGCTTAGCAAGTGATGAAAGGTTATACCGAATGATGTTATCAACAAAATATATCGTATCCTCCTCACTATTTCCTTCCGGCACATCTACCACGTaactctccaccaccaccgtcttCTCCACCAACGACGATGCAGCCACCACCGTTGTCTTCGATCTGTAATTAGCAAGCCTATGGTTACCACCAATGATACTAACAACCATTACATGAGACTCATCGTCAAGCTCATCGAGCCTCTCCGTGCTGAAATCCGCTGGAAGGCCGGAGACTAACGTCACCTCCCGGACGGAGCCTTTTCCTCCCCTGTCTTCGCAGGAGCGCATAGTGCAACTTTTGACGAAACGTTGGTAAGCTTGTGGTTTGTCGAACTGACGTAGTATTGACCAAACTAACGGCAATGGCGCTTCAATGGTTTCGACTACGCTAGAATGACATTGTTTCTGCTTAGAActttccatctttttttttgtttatatgagtttgtcTTCTATCGACTAATATTTCTGTGTGGCTTGTTAAGTTCTAAAGCGTGTCGAACGAACTACATATAAATGAAGCCAAACACCGACtacaactttattttattttattttatatctacAAGTTCGTCATGCATGTTAAATGAAACTTTTGAGTTCGATTCGGGTTCCTCTTACTATATACTAACAAAAAACATTTTACAATAAAAACTACACAGTATTATACACTGGAAtaattcgatttttttataaaatcatgttATATTTAGGAAATTTCCTAGGGTATATAGACGATAGATGTTTACACTTAAAATGCGCAAATTGCTTTCTTAGACACAATGAAACATGCAATTGTTGTTTTTCAAAAAGTACTGTATTTCTTATTTCGTTTACTCAAAATtcagtttttctcttttcctgaTAAGATTATACAAATATCTCTGATGCAAACGACCAAGCCAAGTAGCCACACCACCATCAGCAGGTGCATTTTGAACAATAGCCGCATTCCCTCCTCGTTTTGACTTCACACCGAGGAAAGCCCATGACCTTGGTGACTGGGCAACCTAAGGTCACGTTGCCATAATGTCATCCCTTAAATGTACTCAACTTGTCgataattctttttaattttaacaaaaccCTCTGTAAAGGTTTTTCTCTcgttttaatatttaactattgaacaaaaaaaacggtGAGCGTACAAATATCTTTTGTATTAATTACCACTCTTAAATTTATATTGCTAATATGGggcaaatattataagtatcaTAAGTTACCTTActatttatatggttttttaaatataatgataatataGTCGATCGGTCTAATTTGGAATCTTGTTGCAGCAATGTTTTGAGAGCTAAATCTAGATATGTCTTTGCTCACGAGGTAAATACAGATGTCATTTAAACCGAAAAGAACACACTTGAATTTTACCGAAACATACACTTGtttacagaaaaaaaactatttattttaatttgttgccGACCTgggatggttttttttttcttttttctgtttcttcacAAATTCAGAGCCGATTGATTGCCTATTAAAAAGACGGCCCGATATGCCCGTCTAAGCCCAACGTTTAGTGATTTATATTGTCCATCTTATGGGGAAAACGAGCTATTTATAGCCAAGAACTATCGTATCTCGTTGGATAGAACCCAAACTTTGGACACGCGCTATATATTTCTGCCCACTATAatcgaattttatttttttttattttcgaaAGTTCTACACTTATATCATCTCGATCTCGAGCCTGAATTGCGTCGGTTTAATCAGTGAACCCCAGACCAAACCATATAAACCcgaaattaaaccaataaagacCCGATTCCTTACCTAGTTACGACCCATGAACCCACAAATCcccaatttataaaaatcacgAACCTTACAATCGACTTggcattgttcttcttctttcttcttttctgggTTCTCATTACCGAATTCAAGCTTTATAATGAGTAATTTATCAACAGATTTGACCGGATCATCCAATTCTCGTGcgagagaaagagtgttcgaTGTGCCAAAGAGATGTTGGTGCAGGGAAGCTGTTGTAGTTTTGATCTCGAAATCTGATCCGAATCTTTACCGGAGATACTACCGTTGTAGTTTTGCTGCAACAAATAAGGTAAAAGTTATGCTTTTATCCTCTTGTTTCATGATTTTGGTTGGTTCTAATAATTGGGATATTGGTAGCTTTGGAACGATGAACACACGTTCAAGTGGGTCGATGAAGCTTTGCTGAATGAGGTAGATGCATTGGCTACGAAGAATGCTGGACTTGAGCAACAACTGAAAGAGCTTAGGACAGAGAGGTTGGAGTTTGAGAAGATGGTTTATGAAAAGATGGAGAAGGAGGTCTTGGAGAAGGTTGAAGATGGTTTAGGTGAAGCCAAATCATGGAGtaagaagatgatgagtgtTATATTGTTAGTCTGTATGGTTATGATTGGACTAAGCAAAGTAGTTGGTTGAAGATGGTATGGTCATGGTTGTAACCTTTTGTGTTAAGACAATTTGTATTTGAAACCTTTTGTGGTAAACATGCTCCATTTGTGTTAAACATGAAGCTATGCATTTAAAGAGATGAAATTTAATGTCATAAACGTTCACTATTTGAAACGAAATAGATCATACAAAAGAGATAGGAAAGGCAAGAGTTGATGTGGTCAAAAATACATTATAGGCAACCACAA from the Camelina sativa cultivar DH55 chromosome 12, Cs, whole genome shotgun sequence genome contains:
- the LOC104733514 gene encoding uncharacterized protein At4g04775-like; protein product: MSNLSTDLTGSSNSRARERVFDVPKRCWCREAVVVLISKSDPNLYRRYYRCSFAATNKLWNDEHTFKWVDEALLNEVDALATKNAGLEQQLKELRTERLEFEKMVYEKMEKEVLEKVEDGLGEAKSWSKKMMSVILLVCMVMIGLSKVVG
- the LOC104731714 gene encoding abscisic acid receptor PYL13-like, which codes for MESSKQKQCHSSVVETIEAPLPLVWSILRQFDKPQAYQRFVKSCTMRSCEDRGGKGSVREVTLVSGLPADFSTERLDELDDESHVMVVSIIGGNHRLANYRSKTTVVAASSLVEKTVVVESYVVDVPEGNSEEDTIYFVDNIIRYNLSSLAKLTKEMMK